The DNA window TGGCGGAGCCAGTCCATCCAGACGGGAGACCGGGGAGGGAGGCCGCCGGCCATGGCGGCGGTGGTGACGCCCTCGGCGAGCTTCTCCTCGAAGCGCTCCAGGCGCTCCTCGGCTTCCACGACGATCTGGCGCATCACCGCCTCGGCGCGCTCCAGGGCCTCGGTGGCGGCGGCGTTCTGGGCGCGGCGCAGGACGGCGCGGGTGCGGTCCTCGCCGCCAGGGAGGGCGTCCGACACGCGGAGGATGCGGCTGCGGAGGGCGGACATCTCCGAGCCCTGCGGGAGGCGCAGCTCGGACATCACCTTCTCGCCGGTGGTCAGCCAGGCGAGGGAGTCGGTGATGAAGCGCGGGTCGCCGCGCTGGTAGTTGTCCATCAGCGCCTTCAAGGTCGAGAGGTGCGCGCCGAGGCGCTCGATCCGCATGAAGAGGAACACGCGTCACTCCTGCGTGAGCTTCCAGACCCGGGAGCCGTCGCGCTGCTCCTCGCCCACCCACTCCAGGCCTTCTTCGAGGAGGGTGAGGTGGAGCTGCGTGACCGTGGCCGGACCTCCGCCCGCGTTCTTGATGGTGTCGGTGTCCACGAGGACGTCGAGGTCCGGCAGCGCGGTGGGGCGCACGACGGCGGCGCGCTGGGCGGCCTCGGCGACCTGCTGCAGGAGCGTGGTGGTGGGCTTGATCGCGAGCACGGCCTCGGCACGCTGACGGGCGTCCTCCGGGTCGAAGCTGCGCCCCGCGGTGGGGTCCAGCAGCTGCGCTTGCATGAGCGTGCGGCGGAGGAGGCGCCGGAGCACCTTGGTGCTGGTCTCGCGGGCCGCTTCCCGGAAGAGGGAGTCGGAGATGGCCACGCCGCCGCTCCTCTGGTGCAGGTCGAGCAGCTCGTCGGCGAGCTCGCGCCCGAGGTCGGCCTGGTAGGTGGCGAGGAAGCCCTGGACGAGGGAGACGGCATCGAGGAGCCGCTTGCTGGCGTCGGCGGTGGCGCGGGTCTCCTCGTCGTCGAGGCCCTGAAGCGCGGAGGAGCCTGCGCTGGCGCTCTTCGCCGCGAGCTGGTCGACCGGGGCGAGCGCGTCGAGGGCCGCGCCGAGCGCCTTCGTGGTCGCCTCGGCGACGCTCCCGGGCACGGCGGCCTCGGCCTGCACGGCAGGGACGACGCCGGTGATCATGATCGGGAGGGTGACCGCGATGCGGCTGAAGCGGAGCCTCGGGACGGGCAGCCCGCGGAGCATCTCGTTCTGGCGGTAGCGGTCGGCGATGCGGAGGGCCTCGACGTCGGCCACGTTGCGGGCCGAGGCGATGCTGGAGACGAGGGCGCCGAGCACGTCGGAGAGCTTGAGCTTGGGTTTCTGGGGGTCCATGCGCGCGGGAGGGGAGATGGAGCCGCCGGGCGCTCCCAGGTCCGGCGGCTCCGAGGGTCAGCCTCGACTGAGGAGGAGCTTGTTGTGCGCGGGGTCGAGCCCCACGATCGTGTAGTTGATCCCGCCGACCGAGAGACGGGCGCCGGTGGTGAACTTGGAGATGTCGCCGTCGATCACCATCTCCGTGACGACGGTGGTGGCGGCCGTCCGGGGATCCGGCATGGCGGGCACGGACGGCTGCGGCCCGGGAGGCAGCGGGGCAGGAGCGCGCCTGGTCCCCATCGAGGCCACCTTGGGGGGGTTCTTGACCGTGACCGGAGTGCCTACCTTGACCACGTTGGCGAGCGCAGGCGCGAATGTCAGCTCGCTGGTCGACGTGTCGATCGAGCTGACGGTGCGAGGAGCGCCGTCGAGCATGAACGTGCCACCCTGGACCACGGCGGCGAGATTGCCAGCAACCTCGATCTTGGTGTCGGTGGCGGTGGTATCCGTCGTGACGGTCAGCGAGATCGTTCCTCCGGTGACCTGCTTCTCCTCGATGACGTTCTCGAGGAGGGTCAGCAGGCGCTCGGTGCCGGAGGGCATGTCCTGGTTCCTGACCTGCACCATCACGTGCATGTCGAAGGTCCGCTCCTCCTTGTCGGAGTTCGAGCTCTTCTTCTGGTAGGAGGTCTTCGACTGGACCGAGGCGTTCACGAACCACGCCCGGGTCGAGGCCGACGCATCGACCACCTGCTCGAAGTTCTGCTCCGAGTGCGACTCGGTGATCGAGGTGATCTTGGCGTTGAACTCGATGGTCCCGCTCTCCACCGTGACGTATGGGATCGGGAGCATCGTGATGAAGGGGACCGTCAGGGTGAAGTCCTGATCCTGCCCCTGGTCATCCTTGCGGGTGTAGCTGAAGTCGACGTTGATGACCTTGCCATCCTGGTCGAAGCCCACCTCGCGGATGAAGTTGGCGGTGGTGATGGCCGACCTGGCCTGCGCCTCGACGATGGCGTTGAGCGGGCCGCCGATCAGGTTGCCGAAGTCCAGTGTGGCTAATTCTCGTCCTGAAACAGGCATGGATGTCTCCTTGGTTCTACCGCAGGCAGGCGGCCCGCCCCGTGGCAGCGACGAGCGTAGCATGACCGGCTGACCGGGTGGTAAGGGCGACCACGCGGGGGTGTACGGAAGGAAGACCCCTGTCTTCGTCGGATCCGGCTGGATTCATGCATCCCCTCCGCGCAGAGCGCTGCCCTACCAGCCCCTCGGGCATCGCGCCGGACTGACCGATCGCCGGCGCCGAGCTTCGTCGTGTGACGCGTCTGCCGCGACTCCGTTCTTCACGGCCATGTCGTTGGTGGTCGGACGAAGGGGCAGCAGTCCACGATTCCCGAACAGATCATGCCAGCTGCAGCCAGCGAGATACGGCGCCCACGCCAGATGGCTGCGCGACGGGGTCCGCGCATTCCACGGTCGAAAACGGAGAGAGTGAGCAAGCCCGACAGATGATTTCGAGCAAACAATCGCACCTTGGGACGACGCTGCTCCAGAATCCCCTCGAATGAGTCACGTCGGAGCGCCGTTCCTCGATGCTCTCGTCAGCTGAATACGGCGACTCGCCATCCAGCGGCGGAGGGATTGGCCCGCCGAAGAGGCGCGGCCACGCACCAGCACGCGCTTTCTTCCCGCGTCGGCGCGGGGGTCGGACCCTGCCAGACAGTCGAATGACATCGACATCATCGGTTCCAGCCATTGCGGTGCTGGCGTGGAAGATCCTGCCCTCAGGTCTCACCTCACGAGTCGTGTATAGGCCCTCACGGTTACGGGTTGACCAGGGGCGAAAACATAAGACAGACTGCATCCCGTCGCGCGGCTCCGCTCGTCGGTGAACGCGTTCGATCCAGGGTATTCGTCCATCGTCTCCCTTCGCGCCGTCCCTCATTGCAAGGATGGCTCGCGCGGGCCTGCCGACAGCAGCCCCGTGCCATTCATCGCCCTGCGCACGCGATTCTAGCCAATCGAATGCGCACGTCATCTTGCCGGCGCTCCTCATGGCCGGTTCGGTCCACGGGTGCGCCCGCAGCTCGTGAACCATCCATGCGACCTCCCGAGCCCACTCCCCAGGAAGGCCCCTCATGAACAGCGAATTCAATGACGAGACATTCATTCTCCACGCGCGCGTGATCGATGTCCGTGATTCGACAGGTATCAGCGGCCTCACGGTGGAGGGCTGGAGCCGGAGGTCGCAAGGCCACGAACTTCTGGCCGTGGCCACCACGGAGCAAGGCGGCTATTTCGTCTTCGAGATCGATCGGGCGACGCTCGTGTCGCTCGTGGGCGTGAAGCCAGTCATGCTCTCGTTCCGGATCTTCGATGACAGTCTGCTGCTGCTCGACACGGGCACGACACTTCAATGGCGCGTGGGGGATCCAGAAACCTCGCTGACCATCGAGGTCAACCCGGCCGCCACGCCGAGCATCGGCGCGCGCTCGAACTGGAGCGTGCGAGGGAAACTGGCCGATTCAGACGGCAATCCGCTGCAGGGCAAACGTGTCACCGCGGTGGATCGCAACGTCGGTCTTCCGGACAAGTCACTCGGCGAGAGCACGACCGACATCCGGGGGCGCTTCAGGATCACGTACGACGGGACGGACCTCGGCCGGCCACACAAAGCGCGTGCCGATCTCGCCGTGCGCGCGCTGGAAGCGGTCACGTCAGAGGAGCTGGCGAAAGCGTTCGTCTGTCGGGCGCCGCCGAACGCCGTCGTCGATTTGACCGCAACCGAGCCCCCCCAGAAAACCTCGGAGTTCGAGCGGCTCGCTGCCGCGGTGACGCCCGTCATCGGGTCCGTCGAGCCCCACGAACTGGGCGACGGCGATGTGGATCTGGCGGCCTGCAGCGCCGAGGTCGATCGAGACCACCTCCATCTTTTTGTGCTCGCTCATCGAATGGCCGAGGGGACCACGATCGACCCGGAGGTCTTCTATGGGCTGCTTCGCTGGGGCTTGCCGACGGAGCGTCCACAGCTCGTCCTGGCGGGGCGCACCGTCCATGAGGAAGCGCTTCGCTGGGCCGTGGACGAGAACATCATCCCTGCCATGACGGAGGGCGACATCAATGACGCCCTCGAGGAGCTCACCAATCTTGCCGCGACGGTGGCCCTGGAAGAGGAGCGGACCCCGGGGGCCGGGATGCTCAGCGACCTGCTGGCCACCGCGCTGCCCGATCCGAATCGGCAGGTCAATCTCTTGAAGCGCTACGTGGACCACGACGGGCCAGCTTCGGCGTTCTGGGAGGAGCTGCGGAACGATCCCGGGTACACAGGCTCCGAGGTCGACAAGGTGCAGCTCGCCCTTCAGCTCGGCGTGCTCGTACGTTATCACTTGCCGCTCTTCCATCATCTGGAGGATGGCTTCGCGACGAGCACGTTCCAGTCCTTGCGAGAGCTGGCAATGCTGCAAGAGGACGACTGGATCGATCTACTCAAGGACGATACCAATGGTCCCATCATTGGCGCACCTGCGGATATTCCGGGGGATACGACCGACGAGCGCATCCATCATTATGCTTCCGTACTCACGCAGAGCCTCGAGGCCGCATTCCCAGGGGCAGCTCTGGCAGGGCGCTTGCCGGCAGCCCCCGCGGTCCTGACGGACGCGCTCGAAGTCCTGAGCCGGGTCAAGGATTTCGAGCTGGGCCAGGTACGCATCGACGATTTCCTCGCGGCAAATCCGGACACGCTCTCGGGCGTCAGCCAGCCCGCCGTCACGAAGGCGCAGCTCAAAGGGATCGACCGGCTCTACCGGCTGACCACATCGACTGCGGAGATCTCCGCGCTGATGGAGACAGGGCTCGACTCGGCCCAGAGCGTGGTCCGGCTGGGGCGCGCGCGCATGGGCCAGCTCCTCGAAAACAAGCTCACGGTGGGACGCATCGACGCGATCTTCAGCGCGGCACGACAGGTGACCGCCTCGTCGCACACACTCGCGACCCGTTATCACGCGGCGTTCAACGGGCTCTCGGCGCACGTCCTGCCCACCCCTTCGGCGCCGGACATGTCCGAGATCGCGAGCTGGCCCGCCCTCTTCGGCTCCCTCGATTTCTGCGTCTGCGGCCATTGCCGCTCCGTCTATGGGCCGGCGGCGTACCTGGTCGATCTGCTCCAGTTCCTCCACCGCCAGCTCGCAGGTCAGGGCTCGGCAACATGGTCCCATTACAGCATCTTCACGCAGCAGACGGTGCAGTTCACGTCGAACGACTCGGCGCGTGACATTCTCCTCGCCCGGCGGCCCGACATCGCCAGCATCGAACTCACCTGCAAGAACACCGACACGCAGCTCCCCTACGTCGATCTGGTGAACGAGATCCTCGAGTACGCCGTCGCGAACACCGAGCTGTCGCCGACGGTCGCGTTCCCCGAGCACATCGCCACGGTGGGCACCCCCGCGCAGCTCGCGGCGCTGCCTCAGCCGCCGCCAAGCGACAAGGAGGAGGTGCAGGAGATGGCCTATCAGCTCCTCGCCGAGGCACCCTATCCCTGGGGGCTGCCCTTCAACATCGGCCTGGAGGAGAGCCGCATCCACCTCGACCACCTGGGCGTCTCGCGCGCTCGGCTGATGGAGGTGCTCGACCGCAGCGAGGAGTCCCGCCCCCATGCTCCGCCATCGGAGGCGCTGACGCTCGAACGGCTCCGGCTGTCGCCCGCCGGGTGGCAGCTCCTCCTGGGCACATTCACAGAGAGACCCTGGAAACTGTACGGGCTCCTCGAGACAGGCAACTCGCTCCAGGATCCCACGGGCACAAGCACGAGCCCCATCCAGGGCACCTGGGTCGGTGTCCTCCGGCACGTCTCCATCCTCCTGAATCGGACGGGGCTGACCTACGAGGCGCTGCGAGAGGTGCTCGCTACGGACTTCGTCGATCCCGAACCGAAGTCGCTCGCCATCGAAGCGGCCTCGGGGGCGGATCCGCTCACCTGCAAGATCGCGGAGCTGCGCGTCCCGGCGCTCGATGCCGCCGCGCTGGACCGAATTCATCGCTTCACCCGCCTGCAGCGGGCGCTCGGCTGGACGGTCGCCGAGGTCGACCAGGCGCTCAGCACGTTCGGCGGCGAACTCGATGAAGACATGCTCGTTCACCTCGCCGATGTCGTCATGCTCCAGTCCGAGGTGAAGATCCCCATCCTGGAGATGCTCACCTGGTGGGGGAACATCCAGACGCGTACCCCGCTTTCCGAGACGCCTTCGCTCTACGAAAAGCTGTTCCTCAACCAGGCCGTCACCAATCCAGTCGATGCCGCGCTGCAGCTGAACAGCAACGGGACCGACCTCGCGACGCCGCTCGATCTCGCCACCCACCATGCCGCGCTTCTCTCTGCCCTGCGATGTTCTCAAGCGGAGCTAGATCTCCTCACGAACATTGACGCAGCCAACGCGGAGCAGACCTTCCTCCTCGCAGATGGCTGGCTCGGACTCACTGAACTATCACGCATCTTCCGCGCCATCTCCATGGCACGAGCGCTGTCGTTGCCGGTGCGCGAACTGCTGATTCTGAGCGACATATCCGACATCCACATTCTGAAGACGCCCATCCCCTGGGATACGCGCCAATTCGTCCAAATAGCAAAGGAGGTCGTGGCGTCACGCTGGGGGATCACCGCGCTGCGTGGTCTCCTCCGCCATCTCCCATCATTGGTGCCAGCGCCCACCCCTGAACCTGTGGAGGTGTTCCTCGATGATCTCAAAGCGCGTCGCCACCAACTCGTGGCGAACTTCGTATCTTCCGAGGCTCAGGAATCACCTGCACCACTCGTGCGCGCGATGGTCCTCAGCCGACTCGGCGAGGTGGTCAGGCTCGACGCTGCGATCATCGAGGAGCTGACGACACGGATCCTGCATTCTCCGGATGACGACTCTCGCTCTGCACTCTCCGTCTTTCTCGATTGGCAAGACGAGGAATCCGGAGCACTGATTCCTACTCGGACTGACGCTCGTGTCACATTTCTTCGCCTGGAGAAGGTGGCAGGGCTGCTCAATCGACTCAAGATCACGCGGGACGAGCTGCGCTGGATGGTCGCGCCCGAGGAGGGAGAACCAGTGATTCAGCTCGATGCGATTCCCGTCCTTCCGGGAGTACCGAATCTAGCGCTCCTCAATGGGTGGCTGACCCTGGTTCGACTGACCCGCTTGCGGGATTCGCTCCCGACGGGCAAAGAGGCCCTGGCCGAACTCTTCCGGGTATACTGGCAGCACCCGGATGGTCCCTCGATAGACCCCCTTCCATCAGAAACCTTCCTGGCCGCGCTGGCTCACCACACAAAATGGTTGTATCCCGACGTGGAAACGCTGGCCACGCGTTTCAAAAATCTCCATCCGGGAACGCGCCTCCTGCGGATGGCGACAGCGCTCTCCTCGCTCCGTCGGCTGGGCATCAACGCCGCCAAGGGTATCGCCTGGGCCGACGCAGCCACCACCCCCTCGGCGGCCAGGGCGACGGCGCTCGACATCCGCAACACCGTCAAGGCGAAGTACGACGAGGCCCAGTGGAACACCGTCGCGAAGCCGCTGCGCGACGTCCTGCGCGAGCGTCAACGTGACGCGCTCGTGGGGTATCTCCTCTGGCAGGGTGACCACGCGGACAAGAACCGCCTCTATGCCGAGCTGCTCGTGGACGTCGAGATGAGCGCCTGCCAGCTCACCTCCCGCATCGCTCAGGCGATCAGCTCCGTCCAGCTCTTCGTGCAGCGATGCTTCCTCCACCTGGAGGCGGGCGTGAAGCTCGACGAGGAGGCGGCACGCGAATGGAAATGGATGCGCAACTACCGGGTGTGGGAGGCCAATCGCAAGGTCTTCCTCTATCCGGAGAACTGGATCGAGCCTGACCTCCGCGATAACAAGACGCCTTTCTTCAAGGACTTCGAGAATGAACTCCTCCAGAGCGATCTCGACAAGTCCAGCGCCGAGAAAGCGTACTCCACGTACCTGGTGAAGCTCGATCAGGTGGCGCGGCTCGAGGTGATGGGCATGGTCCGCCAGAAGGAGGGGAGCGGCAAGAATGCGCTGAGCGTGCTCCACGTGTTCGCGCGGACCCGCGACACGCCGCACAGCCATTTTTATCGCCGCCGCGAGGGGGACGATACGTGGTCGCCGTGGGAGAAGCTCGACATCGACATCCAGAGCGATCACCTCATCCCCGTCGTCTTCGAGCGCCGTCTGCTCCTCTTCTGGGCGATCTTCGAGACGAAGCCGTCAGCGGATCAGAGCGCGAGCATGGGGACTGCGACGGACCCCGGAAAGCCGCCGACGCAGGAGCGACACATCAAGCTCGCGTGGTCCGAATATCAGAATGGGAAATGGACGTCACAGCGAAGCGTGAATGCGCCCGCAATCGTCCAGCCGCTCACTGAGTACGAGGACTTTTACCCGATCACCGACTTCTACTTCCGTGCGTTCAACCGCTATCCCCTGTTCGGCACCAACAATGCTCCTGCGCTCGTCGTGGAGGCTCTGCTTGGCCGTGGTCAACACGCCTCCGAGCCTACCAGGGCCAAGAGCAGGCGGCTGGGAGAGTTCGTCCTCTCGGATTGCCGAGGAAGGTGGACATCCGAGGACGTCACGGCAACCGCGCTCTCGTTCAACATTCGGCAGCCTGGCCGAGCCCGCCGGAACCGGATGGCCCTTCTCCAGAGCGCCTCATCGTCCGACCAGCGACTTCATGTACTCAGCGGGACGCTCGCATCAGGATCGTCGAAGAACCTTTCCAGCACGGGTGAGCAGCTGGTCGTCCTGAAGGCCACGCCCGGCGAGTTCAGGATTCTCTTTCCGAACAGCTACGAGGACTTCCTGTCTCAGGATGCCTTCTTCTACGAAGACACGACCCGCAGCTTCATCGTCACGCCCCGAAAAGACCCCGTCAATCGGTGGGTCGTCAAAGAGGACATTCGCTTCGACGCAGTGCCGATCGTCTGGAACGACGACACACTCAAGCTCGAACTCCCCGATGACCTCTCCCCCTTCAACCTGCAGCAGGAGAGCGGGTTCGTCGCGCTCGAGGGAGGCTCGCGCAAAGACGAACTGCTCGAGCGATGGTCGAAGTCCACGCCAGAGGTGATCAACATCCCGCTGACCACGCTGAAGCAGCGGTATCTGTTCGAGCCATTTCACCATCCGTACGTCTGTCGCTTCATCAAGGAGGTCAATCGGTACGGGCTCGACGGCCTGCTCGAGTGGTCGCGGCATTCCACGCCACTCCAGCTCTTGCGGCAGGACAACTTCGCTTCACGCTATCTCCCCACCCAGGTCGTCGCGCTGCCCTACCCGGTCGAGGACGTGGACTTCTCTCCGCGCGGTGCCATGAGCACCTACAACTGGGAGCTGTTCTTCCACGCGCCCTTGCTCATTGCGGATCGGCTGAGCAAGAACCTGCGCTTCGAGGAGGCGCAGCGGTGGTTCCACGCCATCTTCGACCCGACCACGGGCTCCACGGCGCCGATCCCCCAGCGCTTCTGGAAGGTCCGGCCCTTCTTCGAGAACGCGGATCTGACGGCCATCGACGAGCTGCTCGCCGGCCAGGTGGAGTCGCTGTCGCTCCAGATCGAGGCGTGGCGACGGGATCCCTTCAATCCCCACCACATCGCGCGATTGCGGCCTCTTGCCTACCAGAAGACGGTGGTCATGAAGTACATCGACAACCTGATCCGGTGGGCCGATCACCTGTTCCGGCAGGACACCGTCGAGTCGACGACGCAAGCGACGCAGCTCTACGTGCTGGCCGCGGAGATCCTGGGGCCACGCCCCCGGTCGATGCCGAAGCGGGGCGACACGGGAGCGAAGACGTACCGAGAGCTGGAGCCGCTGCTCGACGACATGTCGAACGCGCTCGTCGAGATCGAGTCATGGACTCCCTCGGGGACGGGCGGCACCAACATCGGAAGCGACGCGCTCGCCGAGCCGCTGGTCATGCCCAGCATGCTCTACTTCTGCGTTCCGCCGAACGACATCCTGCTCGGCTACTGGGACACGGTGGCGGATCGGCTGTTCAAGCTCCGCCACTGCATGAGCATCGACGGTGTCGTGCGGCAGCTCCCCCTCTTCGAGCCGCCCATCGATCCGGCGCTGCTCGTCCGGGCAGCGGCGGCAGGGGTCGACCTGTCGACGGTGCTCCAGGATCTCAGCGCGCCCGCGCCGCACCAGCGGTTCCCGCTGCTGCTCCAGAAGGCGAACGAGATGGTCGCGGAGGTCAAGTCGCTGGGTCAGGCGTTCCTGTCGGCGCGCGAGAAGCGTGATGCCGAGGAGCTGTCGCTCCTTCGGTCGAACCACGAGCTTCGGCTGCTCGACGCGATCCGGCAGATCAAGCAACAGCAGGTACACGAGTCGCGAGAGTCCCTGGCAGCGCTGCGCAAGACGTATGAGGCGACGTCGATCCGTAACCAGTTCTACCGCGACGTCGCGCGCTTCAGCGCTTGGGAGGTGGCGCACCTGACCATGCACGGTACAGCCTCCATCGCTCAGGCGATCATTCAGGGAATGATGTCGGCAGCCGCAGTGTCCCATTCGCTCCCGAGCTTCACCACGGGCGGCGCCGGTGCCATGGGATCTCCCGTCGCGGTCTCGACAGTCATGGACGGCACCAAGACCGGAAACTCCATGTCTTCTGGAGCCTCGGCGGCCAACATCGCCGTCAGCCTGCTGCGCGACGGTGCCACGGCAAGCGCCACCGTCGGCGGCTACGAGCGGCGCTGGGACGACTGGAAGCTCCAGGAGCGCGTCACGGCCCGGGAGCTTCAGCAGATCGAGAAGCAGATCGTGGCGGCGGAGATCCGGCTGGCGATCGTGGAGAAGGAACTCAGCAACCACGAGCTGCAGATGGAGCAGGCCCGTGAGGTCGCCGAGTACCTCCGCGACAAGTTCTCCAGCCAGGCGCTCTACGACTGGATGTCGTCCCAGCTCGCGACGCTGTACTTCCAGTCCTTCCAGCTCGCTTACGATCTCGCGAAGCGGGCCGAGCTGGGTTTCCGCTTCGAACGGGGACTCACGACATCGTCCTTCATTCGCTTCGGCCACTGGAACAGCCTGCGCAAGGGCCTCCTCGCGGGTGAGGCGCTCAGCCTGGATCTCAAGCGGCTCGAGCTCGCCTACCTGGAGCACGACAAGCGTGAGCTGGAGCTGACCAAGCAGATCTCGCTGCTCCAGCACGCGCCCGGTGCGCTCCTGGCGCTCAAGACGACGGGATCCTGCACCATCGATCTGCCAGAGCAGCTCTTCGACAGGGACTTCCCTGGGCATTACCTGCGCCGCTTGAAGAACGTCAGCCTGACGTTGCCCTGCGTCGTTGGGCCTTATGACGGGATCAACTGCACGCTCACCTTGACCGAGAGCAAGGTGCGACACAGCAACGTCTCGGCCGATGCGACCGATTACTTGAACGAGACGGAGATGCGGGTGGCCCATACCCCCGTCAGCTCGATCTCCACAAGCCATGCGCAGAACGACAGTGGGCTCTTCGAGGTCAACTTCCGGGACGAGCGCTATCTGCCCTTCGAGGGAGCGGGAGCGATTTCCTCCTGGAAGCTGGACCTACCGCATGAGTGCCAGGCATTCGATGTCGGATCGCTCTCCGACGTCATCCTCCACGTGCGCTACACGGCGCGTGATGGCGGGGAGATACTCCGACAGCACGCGAGCGCGGCACTCGCGACCTGGCTTGCCGACGACGAGGGCCCTCTCCCGCCGCTCGCCAAGCTGGTCAGCCTGCGGCACGACTTTCCGGTCGCCTGGCAGGCCTTGCTCGACCCGTCGGGCACCCAGGAGCTCACGTTCGCGCTCGAGCACGAGCTGTTCCCGGTGCCGCTTCGAGGCAAGAAGCTGACGATCCTTCGGGTCGATCTGGTCCGGGTTCTCACCCCCGGGAAGACGGCCTCGTTCAGCCTGTCGCTGCCTCTGGCGGGCGCCCCCGGCGGCACCCCGCTGGTCCTTCCCGACGAGGAAACAGGGACCACATCGGACTTCAAGACGTGCGAGTTCGATGCTCCCGCTTCGTTGACGCTCTCGGCGATCCTCACGCCTCCCAGCACCGCGACAGCGCTCGCTGAGGAGCTGCAGGACATCCTCGTCATCGCCCACTACACGGCCAGCACGGTCAGCTGAGAGGTAGCCACCATGAATCCTCGTCGCACCAGGGATGACGTGCAGGACCAGGCTGCGCCCAGTGCAGCGGCCAGCAGTGGAAGCAAGGAGGGGGGCGAGCGCGCCGAGGCGTCGCCGCCGCGCGGGCTGACGCCCGTCGCAGCGCCGTCCCCTTCCCTTCCCAAGGGCGGCGGGGCCATTCGCGGGATCGGTGAGAAGTTCTCGGTCAGCCCGGCGACGGGCACTGGTTCGCTCACCGTTCCCATCGCGGTCAGCCCGGGTCGGGCGGGCGCACAGCCAGACCTCGGGCTGTCGTACGATTCGAGCACGGGGAACGGGCTGTTCGGCGCAGGCTGGCAGCTGTCGGCGCCGCGGATCACGCGCAAGACCGACAAGGGATTG is part of the Chondromyces crocatus genome and encodes:
- a CDS encoding neuraminidase-like domain-containing protein is translated as MNSEFNDETFILHARVIDVRDSTGISGLTVEGWSRRSQGHELLAVATTEQGGYFVFEIDRATLVSLVGVKPVMLSFRIFDDSLLLLDTGTTLQWRVGDPETSLTIEVNPAATPSIGARSNWSVRGKLADSDGNPLQGKRVTAVDRNVGLPDKSLGESTTDIRGRFRITYDGTDLGRPHKARADLAVRALEAVTSEELAKAFVCRAPPNAVVDLTATEPPQKTSEFERLAAAVTPVIGSVEPHELGDGDVDLAACSAEVDRDHLHLFVLAHRMAEGTTIDPEVFYGLLRWGLPTERPQLVLAGRTVHEEALRWAVDENIIPAMTEGDINDALEELTNLAATVALEEERTPGAGMLSDLLATALPDPNRQVNLLKRYVDHDGPASAFWEELRNDPGYTGSEVDKVQLALQLGVLVRYHLPLFHHLEDGFATSTFQSLRELAMLQEDDWIDLLKDDTNGPIIGAPADIPGDTTDERIHHYASVLTQSLEAAFPGAALAGRLPAAPAVLTDALEVLSRVKDFELGQVRIDDFLAANPDTLSGVSQPAVTKAQLKGIDRLYRLTTSTAEISALMETGLDSAQSVVRLGRARMGQLLENKLTVGRIDAIFSAARQVTASSHTLATRYHAAFNGLSAHVLPTPSAPDMSEIASWPALFGSLDFCVCGHCRSVYGPAAYLVDLLQFLHRQLAGQGSATWSHYSIFTQQTVQFTSNDSARDILLARRPDIASIELTCKNTDTQLPYVDLVNEILEYAVANTELSPTVAFPEHIATVGTPAQLAALPQPPPSDKEEVQEMAYQLLAEAPYPWGLPFNIGLEESRIHLDHLGVSRARLMEVLDRSEESRPHAPPSEALTLERLRLSPAGWQLLLGTFTERPWKLYGLLETGNSLQDPTGTSTSPIQGTWVGVLRHVSILLNRTGLTYEALREVLATDFVDPEPKSLAIEAASGADPLTCKIAELRVPALDAAALDRIHRFTRLQRALGWTVAEVDQALSTFGGELDEDMLVHLADVVMLQSEVKIPILEMLTWWGNIQTRTPLSETPSLYEKLFLNQAVTNPVDAALQLNSNGTDLATPLDLATHHAALLSALRCSQAELDLLTNIDAANAEQTFLLADGWLGLTELSRIFRAISMARALSLPVRELLILSDISDIHILKTPIPWDTRQFVQIAKEVVASRWGITALRGLLRHLPSLVPAPTPEPVEVFLDDLKARRHQLVANFVSSEAQESPAPLVRAMVLSRLGEVVRLDAAIIEELTTRILHSPDDDSRSALSVFLDWQDEESGALIPTRTDARVTFLRLEKVAGLLNRLKITRDELRWMVAPEEGEPVIQLDAIPVLPGVPNLALLNGWLTLVRLTRLRDSLPTGKEALAELFRVYWQHPDGPSIDPLPSETFLAALAHHTKWLYPDVETLATRFKNLHPGTRLLRMATALSSLRRLGINAAKGIAWADAATTPSAARATALDIRNTVKAKYDEAQWNTVAKPLRDVLRERQRDALVGYLLWQGDHADKNRLYAELLVDVEMSACQLTSRIAQAISSVQLFVQRCFLHLEAGVKLDEEAAREWKWMRNYRVWEANRKVFLYPENWIEPDLRDNKTPFFKDFENELLQSDLDKSSAEKAYSTYLVKLDQVARLEVMGMVRQKEGSGKNALSVLHVFARTRDTPHSHFYRRREGDDTWSPWEKLDIDIQSDHLIPVVFERRLLLFWAIFETKPSADQSASMGTATDPGKPPTQERHIKLAWSEYQNGKWTSQRSVNAPAIVQPLTEYEDFYPITDFYFRAFNRYPLFGTNNAPALVVEALLGRGQHASEPTRAKSRRLGEFVLSDCRGRWTSEDVTATALSFNIRQPGRARRNRMALLQSASSSDQRLHVLSGTLASGSSKNLSSTGEQLVVLKATPGEFRILFPNSYEDFLSQDAFFYEDTTRSFIVTPRKDPVNRWVVKEDIRFDAVPIVWNDDTLKLELPDDLSPFNLQQESGFVALEGGSRKDELLERWSKSTPEVINIPLTTLKQRYLFEPFHHPYVCRFIKEVNRYGLDGLLEWSRHSTPLQLLRQDNFASRYLPTQVVALPYPVEDVDFSPRGAMSTYNWELFFHAPLLIADRLSKNLRFEEAQRWFHAIFDPTTGSTAPIPQRFWKVRPFFENADLTAIDELLAGQVESLSLQIEAWRRDPFNPHHIARLRPLAYQKTVVMKYIDNLIRWADHLFRQDTVESTTQATQLYVLAAEILGPRPRSMPKRGDTGAKTYRELEPLLDDMSNALVEIESWTPSGTGGTNIGSDALAEPLVMPSMLYFCVPPNDILLGYWDTVADRLFKLRHCMSIDGVVRQLPLFEPPIDPALLVRAAAAGVDLSTVLQDLSAPAPHQRFPLLLQKANEMVAEVKSLGQAFLSAREKRDAEELSLLRSNHELRLLDAIRQIKQQQVHESRESLAALRKTYEATSIRNQFYRDVARFSAWEVAHLTMHGTASIAQAIIQGMMSAAAVSHSLPSFTTGGAGAMGSPVAVSTVMDGTKTGNSMSSGASAANIAVSLLRDGATASATVGGYERRWDDWKLQERVTARELQQIEKQIVAAEIRLAIVEKELSNHELQMEQAREVAEYLRDKFSSQALYDWMSSQLATLYFQSFQLAYDLAKRAELGFRFERGLTTSSFIRFGHWNSLRKGLLAGEALSLDLKRLELAYLEHDKRELELTKQISLLQHAPGALLALKTTGSCTIDLPEQLFDRDFPGHYLRRLKNVSLTLPCVVGPYDGINCTLTLTESKVRHSNVSADATDYLNETEMRVAHTPVSSISTSHAQNDSGLFEVNFRDERYLPFEGAGAISSWKLDLPHECQAFDVGSLSDVILHVRYTARDGGEILRQHASAALATWLADDEGPLPPLAKLVSLRHDFPVAWQALLDPSGTQELTFALEHELFPVPLRGKKLTILRVDLVRVLTPGKTASFSLSLPLAGAPGGTPLVLPDEETGTTSDFKTCEFDAPASLTLSAILTPPSTATALAEELQDILVIAHYTASTVS